GCACGATCACGTCGATCGAACCGTTGAGGCCGGACAGCATCATGCCGACCGCCGCGCGGTCGCGCGTCGGCACCAGCGTGATCGCAGCTTCAGGCAGTCCCGCTTCACGCAGGCCCTGCACCAGGCACTCATGGATGGCACGACAGGAGCGGAAACTGTCGGAGCCGCCGCGCAGGATCACGGCATTGCCGGATTTCAGGCAGAGCACGCCGGCATCCGCCGCGACGTTCGGCCGGCTCTCGAAGATGACGCCAACGACGCCGAGCGGCACGCGCACGCGCTCGATGGTCATGCCGTTCGGCCGCTGCCAGCTCTCGGTGACGATGCCGACGGGATCGGCGATGCCGCGCACGACGGCGATGCCCTCAGCCATGCCTTCGACCCGCGCCGGCGTCAGCGTCAGGCGGTCGATGAAGGACGAGGTGGCATTGCCGGAGGCGCGCGCTTCGGCGACGTCCTCCGCATTTGCGGCGAGGATCGCTGCGGCGTTGGCGCGAATCGCCCGCTCCATGGCTTCCAGCGCCCGGTTCTTCTGCTCCGGCGGCGCCAGCGCCAGCACCCGCGCGGCGGCGCGGGAACGGGTGGCGAGATCGGACATCAGCGCCAAGAGATCGGCGGTTCGATCGGCATTGCCGTCAACGGCTTTCAGGGGGGCGGCCATGAGAGTTCAACCTTCTGCTAAGGCGGTGTCCTAGCACGGAAATCCCGCTTTTGCGAAGGGCGGGGCGGGTATGGCAGGGGCACGGTCGTGGATACCGGGTCGGCCAATGGCCTGGCGGGACCGGAGGTGGGACCGATCCTTGCCGGACGCTCAAATATCAATAAATATCATTATCTGATAACGGAGCCGTCCATGGCGAGCAGCTACAGCATTGGCAAGCATTTCGAGGACCTGATCGACAATCTGGTCGAGAGCGGCCGCTACGCTACCGCGAGCGAAGTCATGCGCGAAGGTCTTCGGCTGGTCGAGGAGCGCGAAGAGCGGCGCAGGATCAAGCTGGAGGCGCTACGGGAGGAAATCCAGAAGGGGTTTGACAGCGGACCGATGCAAGAGGTCGACATTCAGGAATGGATGAACGAGATCAAGGCGCGGGGACGGCAACGGTTGGCCGCGCGCAAACGTGGCGAATAGATTCCGCAAAGCTCCACAAGCAGACATCGATCTCGATTCGATCTGGGACTTCATTGCTTCGGACAGCATTCGGGCCGCCGAGAACCAGATCGGGCGCATCGGTGAGATTTTCGAGATGCTGGTGGAGAATCCGCTGGCCGGAAGAGATCGACGAGAATTGCGTGCCGGCTTGCGCAGCTTCCCAGTCGGCAATTACGTGATCTTCTATGTCCCGTTGCCTGATGGCATTGAGATCGTCCGCGTCATGCACGGCCGCCAGGACATCGGCGCCGACGACATGCAATAGCCGGCCTTACCCGCCCACCACCAGGTCGTCGCGGTGAATCATCTCGGAGCGCCCGCTGATGCCGAGGATGGTCATCACATCAGGGGAGGAGCGGCCCTTGATCCGCTCGGCGACCTCGGCGTCATAGGCGATCAGGCCGCGGCCGACCTCGCTGGTATCGGGGCCGCGGACGATTACGGCATCGCCGCGGGCGAACTGGCCCTCGACCTTGATCACGCCGGCCGGCAGCAGGCTGGCGCCGGCGCGCAGCGCCGTCACCGCGCCCGCATCGATCGTCAGCGTGCCCTTGGGCTCCAGCGTGCCCGCGATCCAACGCTTGCGCGAGGTGATGGGGTTGGCCGGCGTCAGGAACCAGGTGCAGCGTCCGCCATTGGCGATCGCCTGCAGCGGATGCTCGATCTTGCCGGATGCAATCAGCATGTGCGTGCCGCCTGTCGTGGCGATCTTGGCCGCCTCGACCTTGGTGCGCATGCCGCCGCGCGACAGTTCGGATTCGGCGTCTCCCGCCACCGCCTCGATCTCCGAGGAGATGCTCTCGACCACCGGGATCAGTTTTGCGTTCGGATTGTTCTTTGGTGGGGCGTCGTAGAGGCCGTCGATGTCGGAGAGCAGCACCAGCAGATCTGCGCTCGCCATTGTGGCGACGCGCGCAGCGAGGCGGTCATTGTCGCCGTAGCGGATCTCGTTGGTTGCGACCGTGTCGTTCTCGTTGATGACAGGGATCGCGCGCCACTCCAGCAGCTTGCCGATGGTGGAGCGCGCGTTGAGATAGCGGCGACGCTCCTCTGTGTCCTGGAGGGTGACGAGAATCTGGCCGGCGCCGATGCCGTGGGCGCCGAGCACCTCGGACCAGATCCGCGCCAGCGCGATCTGGCCGACGGCGGCGGCTGCCTGGCTCTCCTCCAGCTTCAGCGGACCGCGCGGTAGCTTGAGCCGGCTGCGGCCGAGCGCGATCGAGCCCGAGGACACCACGAGCACGTCGCGGCCCTCCGTGTGCAGCTTGGCCATGTCGTCGGCGAGCGCGGCCAGCCAGGACGCCCGCACCTCGCCCCTGTCGGAATCGACCAGCAGCGCGGAGCCGACCTTGACGACGATGCGGCGGAATTGACTGAGTTCGGGGCTGGCCATGTGGGTATGTGTCGGCGCTAACAGGACGGAATTGCTCTGGAAACGGCGGAGCGACGGGCGGCGCCGGTGAGGTCTGCTTTTGCAGCAGGACGATGGCCGGCGCAAGGCGGCCGGGGTGGGAAACGGGACCAATGTCGGTCTTGTCTCGCAGGCCCGGCTGGCTCTAATGGCCGCCAACCATAACGGGCTGGAAAGGGGAAACGCATGGATCGCCGCACATTCATGGCCGGATGTCTCGGTCTGCCACTGCTGGCGCAGGTTAGCGAGGCGCAAGCGCAGGCCGGGTTGACCAAGATCATCTTCCCGTTCGCGGCAGGCGCCGGCGGCGACACGCTGTGTCGGCTGATCGGGCAAGAGATTGCCCCGGCGCTGCAACGGACCATCGTGGTCGAGAACCGCACCGGCGGCGACGGCCTGATCGGCATCAAATCGGTGAAGGGTGCCAGCCCTGATGGCAGCATGGTGCTGGTGACGACGGGGCCGACCATGTACCTGCTGCCGATGGTGGAGACGACGCCGAGCTTCGACACGGCGAAGGATTTCATGCCGGTGTCGCTGCTCGCGCGGTTCGAGTTCGCCGTCGTGATCGGCCCGGAGATTGATGCCTCCGATTTCAAGGGATTCGTCGCCTGGCTGAAGGCGCATCCCGACAAGACCTCGTTCGGTGTGCCGAGCAACGGCACCATTCCGCATTTCATGGGCTCCAAGCTCGAGAAGGATCTCGGAATTCCCCTGACGCGCGTGCCCTATCGCGGCAGCGCGCCAATTCTCAACGACATCATCGGCGGCCACATCGCGTTCGGCATCACGACCCTGGCGGACGCGCTGCCACAGCATCGCGCCAAGGGCGTGAAGATCGTCGCTGTCTCGAGCGCGGAGCGTTCGCCGTTCGCACCCGAGGTGCCGACGCTGAAGGAGAATGGCATCGATCTCGTTGCGGATGCCTGGTATGGCATGTGGCTCCCGGCCGGCAGCCCGCCGGAATTCGCCAGCAAGCTCGGCGCGGCCGCGAGTGCGGCGCTTGCCAAGCCCGACGTGAAGGAGAAGCTCACCGCGATCGGCCTGATCCCGGTCGGCAGCAGCGCGGATGGGCTGACCAAGGAGCTCGCCGCCAACACGGCATTCTGGCAGCCGATCGTGAAGGCGACCGGGTACAGGATCGAGAATTGAGCCTCTTCCCCCGTCATTGCGAGGAGCCCTCGCGACGAAGCAATCCAGAGTCCCGAAGAGCGGCCTACATCTTCGCGCGCTGGGCGATGCCGTCCTTGATGGCGGCAAGCTCGGCCTCGTCCCAGATGCCGATCAGGATGCCGCCCTTCACCTGGAGCTGGTTGTCGGCATAGTTCGCGATCTTTTCGCGCGGCGTGGTGACGTGGTCGTTGGGGTGCAGCGCCCAGTCGAACAGCTCGGCTTGCAATCGAGCAATTACGCCGGCGCATTCCGGATCGTCGCCGCGATCGACATATTCGTCCGGATCGGTTTCGAGATCGTACAGCATCGGGCGGAAGCCTGATGCATGAATGTATTTCCAGCGGCCGTCGAACACCATGAACAGGCGGCAGCGCTCGATCGGCTGGTTCAGCTTCAGCCGCACATCCTGCATGGCATAGTCGTATTCGGAGAACGCGACCTTGCGCCAATCCGGTGGCGTCGGGCCGCGTAGCAGCGGCAGCAGTGAGCGTCCCTCGAGGATGTGCCCGGGCACCTTGCCGCCGAAATAATCGACGAAGGTCGGCGCGAGATCGATGCCTTCGACCAGCGCATCGCTGCGTGTGCCGCGCGTGGCGTCGGCTTCTTTGGAGGGATCGATGATGATCAGCGGAATCTTGGCCGACTGTTCGTGGAACAGGTCCTTCTCGCCCATCCAGTGATCGCCGAGATAGTCGCCGTGATCGGACGTGAAGACGATCATGGTCGTCTCAAGCAGGTCGCGTTCCTCCAGGAATTTCATCAGCACGCCCATCTGGTCGTCGATCTGGGTGATCAGGCCCATATAGGTCGGGATCACCTTCTCGCGGGCCTCGTCACGCGCCATGTTGCGGGAGTAGCGCATGTCCATATAGGCGCCGAACACCGGATGCGGGTTTTGCCGCTCGCGCTCGGAGCGGATCACCGGGATCATGTCATCGGTCGAATACATGCTGGCATAGGGTTCGGGCGCGATGTAGGGCCAGTGCGGCTTGATGTAGGACAGATGCAGGCACCATGGCCGGCCGTCGGTCTCGGCCTCGCCGATGAAGTCCATCGCGCGGCGCGTCATGTAAGGCGTCTCGGAATGCTCGTCCGGCACGCGCGCGGCCTTGTCGGCGTGCACGAGCAGCCAGCCGTTCTGCAAGCTACCGTCATCCGCGGCGCCCGAGTTGGCCCAGTGCTCCCAGGGGTTCGTCGCTTCGAAACCCTGCCGGCGCAGATACTCGTCGTATTTCGGGCGCGGCCGTCCGGTCGGATGCAGGCCGTCGTCGCGCTCGTAGGGCTCGAAGCCGCATTCGGCGACGTGCACGCCGATGACGGATTCCGGCGGAATACCGAGCGCCTTCATGCCTTCCAGATCAGGTGCCATGTGGGTCTTGCCCACCAGCACGTTGCGCACGCCGATCTTCTTGAGGTGATCGCCAAGCGTGGGCTCGCCGACGCGCAGCGGCCAGCCGTTCCAGTGCGAGCCGTGCGAGCGCA
The genomic region above belongs to Bradyrhizobium sp. CCBAU 53338 and contains:
- a CDS encoding Bug family tripartite tricarboxylate transporter substrate binding protein — encoded protein: MDRRTFMAGCLGLPLLAQVSEAQAQAGLTKIIFPFAAGAGGDTLCRLIGQEIAPALQRTIVVENRTGGDGLIGIKSVKGASPDGSMVLVTTGPTMYLLPMVETTPSFDTAKDFMPVSLLARFEFAVVIGPEIDASDFKGFVAWLKAHPDKTSFGVPSNGTIPHFMGSKLEKDLGIPLTRVPYRGSAPILNDIIGGHIAFGITTLADALPQHRAKGVKIVAVSSAERSPFAPEVPTLKENGIDLVADAWYGMWLPAGSPPEFASKLGAAASAALAKPDVKEKLTAIGLIPVGSSADGLTKELAANTAFWQPIVKATGYRIEN
- a CDS encoding type II toxin-antitoxin system RelE/ParE family toxin, with amino-acid sequence MANRFRKAPQADIDLDSIWDFIASDSIRAAENQIGRIGEIFEMLVENPLAGRDRRELRAGLRSFPVGNYVIFYVPLPDGIEIVRVMHGRQDIGADDMQ
- a CDS encoding glutamate-5-semialdehyde dehydrogenase encodes the protein MAAPLKAVDGNADRTADLLALMSDLATRSRAAARVLALAPPEQKNRALEAMERAIRANAAAILAANAEDVAEARASGNATSSFIDRLTLTPARVEGMAEGIAVVRGIADPVGIVTESWQRPNGMTIERVRVPLGVVGVIFESRPNVAADAGVLCLKSGNAVILRGGSDSFRSCRAIHECLVQGLREAGLPEAAITLVPTRDRAAVGMMLSGLNGSIDVIVPRGGKSLVARVEQEARVPVFAHLEGVNHVYVDASADLAMAKSIVLNAKMRRTGVCGAAETLLVDRAAAGKNLKPLVEMLLEAGCEVRGDDAVQETDARVKPASEDDWDTEYLDAIIAAKVVDGVDGAIAHIQDHGSHHTDAIVSENDAAAKKFLSEVDSAIVLHNASTQFADGGEFGFGAEIGIATGRFHARGPVGAEQLTSFKYRVHGTGQTRP
- the proB gene encoding glutamate 5-kinase, with product MASPELSQFRRIVVKVGSALLVDSDRGEVRASWLAALADDMAKLHTEGRDVLVVSSGSIALGRSRLKLPRGPLKLEESQAAAAVGQIALARIWSEVLGAHGIGAGQILVTLQDTEERRRYLNARSTIGKLLEWRAIPVINENDTVATNEIRYGDNDRLAARVATMASADLLVLLSDIDGLYDAPPKNNPNAKLIPVVESISSEIEAVAGDAESELSRGGMRTKVEAAKIATTGGTHMLIASGKIEHPLQAIANGGRCTWFLTPANPITSRKRWIAGTLEPKGTLTIDAGAVTALRAGASLLPAGVIKVEGQFARGDAVIVRGPDTSEVGRGLIAYDAEVAERIKGRSSPDVMTILGISGRSEMIHRDDLVVGG
- a CDS encoding type II toxin-antitoxin system ParD family antitoxin, which gives rise to MASSYSIGKHFEDLIDNLVESGRYATASEVMREGLRLVEEREERRRIKLEALREEIQKGFDSGPMQEVDIQEWMNEIKARGRQRLAARKRGE
- a CDS encoding alkaline phosphatase family protein, which encodes MARAKNVLWIMCDQLRYDYLGCTGHPTLKTPNIDAMARRGVLFSKTYVQSPICGPSRMSFYTGRYMRSHGSHWNGWPLRVGEPTLGDHLKKIGVRNVLVGKTHMAPDLEGMKALGIPPESVIGVHVAECGFEPYERDDGLHPTGRPRPKYDEYLRRQGFEATNPWEHWANSGAADDGSLQNGWLLVHADKAARVPDEHSETPYMTRRAMDFIGEAETDGRPWCLHLSYIKPHWPYIAPEPYASMYSTDDMIPVIRSERERQNPHPVFGAYMDMRYSRNMARDEAREKVIPTYMGLITQIDDQMGVLMKFLEERDLLETTMIVFTSDHGDYLGDHWMGEKDLFHEQSAKIPLIIIDPSKEADATRGTRSDALVEGIDLAPTFVDYFGGKVPGHILEGRSLLPLLRGPTPPDWRKVAFSEYDYAMQDVRLKLNQPIERCRLFMVFDGRWKYIHASGFRPMLYDLETDPDEYVDRGDDPECAGVIARLQAELFDWALHPNDHVTTPREKIANYADNQLQVKGGILIGIWDEAELAAIKDGIAQRAKM